Genomic DNA from Halobaculum sp. MBLA0147:
GTGCCGGCTCGTACAGCGCCGACGAACAGCTCGGGCACGCCATCGTCGACGCCGCCATCGGTGCGGCCTCGAAGGACTCCGGCGGCTCGGAGGTCGAGTCCGGCGAACTCGACACACTCCAGGTGTCCGTCTGCGTCGTCGAGGACGTGACACTGACCGACGACCCCGTCGCCGATCTCGAACTCGGTCGCCACGGCGTCGCCGTCGACTACCGCGACCAGCACGGCTGGCTGTACCCGACAGTCCCCGTCGAGAACGGCTGGAGCACGGAACAGTTCCTCTCGCGCACCTGCCGGAAGTGCGGCCTCTCCCCGCTCGCGTGGCAGGAAGACGAGGCGGTCGTCACGCTCATCGACGGCCAGGTGTACCGCGAACGCCCCGACGGCGGCAGCGTCGAAGAACTGTAGCGGCCGTCCGCGACGACAGACGCCCAGATTCTCTACCACCCGCGTCCCGAGTCACCGCCGTCGCTCTCGACTGCCACCGAGCCGCCTCTCGTCACCGAACCTCTCTCACTCCCGAAGCGCCGAGCAGGGAACCTCTCACTCCCGGAACCCGACACGGTCGGCCTCCGCGAGTGCCCGCTCGGCGGTCGCGTCGATCTCGAACGAGCGGACGACCTCGCCGTTCCGCACCACCGGCTCCAACAGCGACTCCCCGTCTGCGGGGCCCGCGCGATCCCGCCGGCCGACGTGGTGGCCCCCCTCGGGCGTGCGGTACACCGACTTCGCGCCCGAGAGTTTCCCGCGTTTGGCCGCCGGTTCGCCGTCCACCGTCACCAGGTCCAGCGAGAAGTCCACCGGATCGGCGTTCGAGACGGAGCCGCCGACGCCGAACCCGTCGGCCACGTCGCGGAGCCGCCGCAGGTCCGCGGGGCCGAGTCCGCCCGAGAGGAACACGTCCACGTCGTCGCGGCCGCGGGCGTCCAGTTCCCACGCGACCTCGCGGGCGACGTGCCGGAAGTCGCCGCGCCGCGAGCCGGTCGTGTCGAGTCGGACCCCGTCGAGGTCCTCCCCCAACTCCGCGGCGGCGGCCAACACCTCCTCGACCTCGTCGCCGTAGGTGTCGCACAGCGCGACCACCGGGGTGTCCTCGGGACTCGCGTCCGCGAAGGCTCGCCACGCCGCCGCGCGCTCCGCGCGGCCGAAGCAGATCACCAGTGCGTGTGGCATCGTCCCCGACGGCTCGCGGTCCAACTGCTCGCCGGCGGCGACGTGCGAGAACCCGTCGAACCCCGCCTGGAGTGCGCTCCGCTCGACCATCCCGGCGAGCGCCGGGTGGACGTGGCGTGCGCCGAAGGACAGCAGGGTCGTCTCCGGCGCGGCCACGCGACACGCCAGTGCGGCCGTCGCGACGCCGGTCGCGTGCGAGAGGAACCCCAGCAGCGCCGTCTCCAACTCCGCGAACGCGAGGTACGACCCCTCGATCCGGAGCACTGGCCCACCGTCGAAACACGTCCCCGGCGGGAGTGCGTCCACGTCGACACCTCGCCCGGCGAGCAGCGAGACGGCGTTCTCGACGCCCGCGAGCACCTCGAACGTCCCCGTCGGGAACTGGTCGGCGGTCACCTCCGCGACGACGTGTGGGTCGCGGTCGGCCGCCGTCAGCGTCTCGCGCGTCCGCCGGAAGTAGGCGTCCGTCGCGCGCCCCTCGAGGATCGCCGCGGTGTCGACGGTGTCGAACGGCTCCGCAGACGGTCCCGTGGCGTCCGCGGTCGCTGCAGTCGCCGTGGCGTCCGCCGGGGCTCCAGCGTCGGACGCCGCCTCGGCGTCCGGCGGTGTCGTGTCGTCTGTCACACCCCGGGGTTCGTCGGCATCCGACAAAAACCGTCGCAGGTGGAGGCGGTGGTGGCCGGGGTAGTGGTGAAGAGTCGAGAGTGGAGGTGGGACCCGCCCTCACAGCCGCGACCGGATCGTCTCGGCGGTGGCGTCCCCGACGCCGTCCACGTCGGTGAGCGCGTCGTGACTCGCCGCGCGGACGTTCTCGACGGAGCCGAACCGCCGCAGGAGTCGTTCGCGCGTCTGCGGGCCGACACCCGGCACCTCGTCCAACACCGTCGACACGTCGTCGCGGAGCTTCTGGTGGTACTGGACCGCGAAGCGGTGGGCCTCGTCGCGGACGCGCTGGAGCACGTGGAGGTGGGCCGCGTCGTCGGCCCAGTCGTGGACGCGGTCGTCCGTGATCACCAGTTCCTCCTCCTTCGCCAACGCGACGGCGGGCACGTCCCAGCCGGTCGCCGCCAGCGCGTCCGTCGCCGCGCCGAGTTGCCCGTCCCCGCCGTCGATCACGAGCAGGTCCGGGTCCGGCCGGTCGTCGCGTCCCTCGACGGCGCGGTCGGCACGCCACCGCAGCAACTCCCGCATGTTGTCGTAGTCGTCGTTCCGGTCGGTGAGCTTCTTGCGCCGGTAGGCCGACTTCTCCGCCGACCCGTCCACGAAACAGACGTTCGATCCGACGGCGTGTCGCCCCTGCGCGTGGGACACGTCGAACCCCTCGATCCGCTCGGGACGGGCGATCCTCAGCGCGTCCGCCAGCGCACCGAGTTCGTCCGTCCGGGTCGGGCCACTGCGGGCGTTCTTCAACGCGAGATCGACGAGTTTCCCCTCGCGACCCGCGCCGGGGACGCGGACGGCGACGCCCTCCGTCTCCAGCCACTCGCGGACCTCCCGCTCGTCGGGCCGCTCCGAGAGGAGGATCGCGTCCGGGAACGATCGCTCGGCGTAGTACTGGACGAGGAACGCCGACAACACGGCCGCGACGCCGTCGCTCCCCTCGGGCGCGTCGAGGGTGTGGCGCGACCGGTCGACGAGTTGGCCGTCCTCGCTGTGGAGTCGCGCGACGACCGCCCGGTCCCCCTCGACGGTCGCCCCGAGCACGTCCACCGCCGACTCCCGACCGGCCTCGTCGCTGATCGCCGCCTCACCCTCGCCGTGGAAGGCTCGCACCACGTCGAGACGGTCCCGGAGGTTGGCGGCGCGCTCGAACTCCTGGGCGGCGGCGGCCGCCTCCATCGCCCGCTCCATCGGGTCCGCGAGGATCCCCGTCTCGCCCTCGAGGAACCGCCGGACGCTGGTCACGTCCTCGGCGTACGTCTCGGAGTCGATCTCGTCGACACACGGCGCGGTACACAGCCCGACCTCGTAGTCGAGACACGGGCGGTCGCGGGTGTCGTACTCGTGGTCGGAACAGCCGCGCAGCCCGTACGTCTCCCGCAGCGCCTTGACGACCGTCTCCACGCGCCCGACGCTGGTGAACGGGCCGAAGACGGTCGCTCCCTCGTCGGGGTCGCGGGTCACCTCGATCCGCGGGACCGGGTGGGCGGTCAACTGCACCAGCGGGTACGACTTGTCGTCTTTCAGCCGGACGTTGAACCGCGGACTGTGGCGCTTGATCAGGTTCGCCTCCAACAACAGTGCCTGCGTCTCCGTGTCGGTGACGGCGTAGTCCAGTGTGTCCGCACGCTCGACCATCCGCGCGATCCGAGCCGACCGCGGGTCGGCGTACGACCGCACCCGGTCCCGCAGGTCAACCGCCTTCCCGACGTACAACACCGTCTCGCCGGCGAGGAACTGGTACACCCCGGGGTCGGTCGGGAACGCCGCCGCACGCTCTCGGAGTTTGGCCGCGTCCATCACAAACCGTTCGGGGCCCGACGAGTTTCAGGGTGACGCGTCGGTGGGCAGACGAGTTTCTGTGTGACACGTCGGGAGCGGATCGACGACACCGACGTGACCGCGCGCCACGAGTGTGGGTGGCAGACCCACGAGCGGTCGCGGCAGGTCGTGCCGGATCCGAGATGCTACCGACGGGTCGTCGGCAGAACCAACGCCCCGGGAGACACAAGGATTCCGGTGTCGCTCCCCCGGGAGACTCTACTTATCAAAACGGCGAACCCAGAGTTAACTTTGAAATAGACTGGTGGGTTCACGCATCCTGTATGTCGTGGTTCACGAAGCTGCGGGACCGGTTCCGTGACGACGCGGCCGACGGGGACGGCTCGACCCTCACCGACGGCGGCGTCGCACAGGGGGCCGAACCGGTCACCGCGGAGCCGACGGGGGAGACCGACGAAGACGACGAGTTGAACGTCGACGACGATCTGTTGTTGGACAGTATCGGCTCGCCCGTGTTCATGCTCGACACCGACGGCGAGATCGTCGCGTGGAACGAGGGGATGGCCGGTGTGACGGGTGTCTCGGACGAGAC
This window encodes:
- a CDS encoding TIGR00296 family protein — protein: MSQARAVQLSYQDGVRAVELARESVAAFVRRGQREDPGSMRDAFYNRTGAFVRLKSTRGRGRLRGCAGSYSADEQLGHAIVDAAIGAASKDSGGSEVESGELDTLQVSVCVVEDVTLTDDPVADLELGRHGVAVDYRDQHGWLYPTVPVENGWSTEQFLSRTCRKCGLSPLAWQEDEAVVTLIDGQVYRERPDGGSVEEL
- a CDS encoding nicotinate phosphoribosyltransferase gives rise to the protein MTDDTTPPDAEAASDAGAPADATATAATADATGPSAEPFDTVDTAAILEGRATDAYFRRTRETLTAADRDPHVVAEVTADQFPTGTFEVLAGVENAVSLLAGRGVDVDALPPGTCFDGGPVLRIEGSYLAFAELETALLGFLSHATGVATAALACRVAAPETTLLSFGARHVHPALAGMVERSALQAGFDGFSHVAAGEQLDREPSGTMPHALVICFGRAERAAAWRAFADASPEDTPVVALCDTYGDEVEEVLAAAAELGEDLDGVRLDTTGSRRGDFRHVAREVAWELDARGRDDVDVFLSGGLGPADLRRLRDVADGFGVGGSVSNADPVDFSLDLVTVDGEPAAKRGKLSGAKSVYRTPEGGHHVGRRDRAGPADGESLLEPVVRNGEVVRSFEIDATAERALAEADRVGFRE
- a CDS encoding excinuclease ABC subunit C, with translation MDAAKLRERAAAFPTDPGVYQFLAGETVLYVGKAVDLRDRVRSYADPRSARIARMVERADTLDYAVTDTETQALLLEANLIKRHSPRFNVRLKDDKSYPLVQLTAHPVPRIEVTRDPDEGATVFGPFTSVGRVETVVKALRETYGLRGCSDHEYDTRDRPCLDYEVGLCTAPCVDEIDSETYAEDVTSVRRFLEGETGILADPMERAMEAAAAAQEFERAANLRDRLDVVRAFHGEGEAAISDEAGRESAVDVLGATVEGDRAVVARLHSEDGQLVDRSRHTLDAPEGSDGVAAVLSAFLVQYYAERSFPDAILLSERPDEREVREWLETEGVAVRVPGAGREGKLVDLALKNARSGPTRTDELGALADALRIARPERIEGFDVSHAQGRHAVGSNVCFVDGSAEKSAYRRKKLTDRNDDYDNMRELLRWRADRAVEGRDDRPDPDLLVIDGGDGQLGAATDALAATGWDVPAVALAKEEELVITDDRVHDWADDAAHLHVLQRVRDEAHRFAVQYHQKLRDDVSTVLDEVPGVGPQTRERLLRRFGSVENVRAASHDALTDVDGVGDATAETIRSRL